One genomic window of Lepeophtheirus salmonis chromosome 5, UVic_Lsal_1.4, whole genome shotgun sequence includes the following:
- the Sarm gene encoding NAD(+) hydrolase sarm1 encodes MVINMDPAYTRRVRYGGNNYTSNNEFGGTRQPLKKQSLPFLHMNGNSSPSSSASSTLSSSSNDVKSNLNELKASMSEMSNLNKSSFSSSSATVQCSSSSSEQRNFSRSISSSSGNCIRPPPFLKARSEAATSPPTIVEIPSSSAMTNVDDYTEEGHPIVTSPVSEIGEIDLNFSDSEKSGLTSPNLVSSIHPLSSVSLPSSREGSTTVSSKVSKSYEERKTSTKSASSLSTTEKAVANSSNLTRVQAGDVSFQEQSAAALKSSRMFDSDSGIVAEKASGMRHRQRILATGERIQAESSTAAVSGTKVSGSGFTSQNVEKASSSQRSTVRASGEMTRESHQSSSKKMSFSSLSRSSSLLNNSQINQMMSVKLSMEELDRYFLELDDLDTITPQTNLSNVQNALVKYCGVMSNTVEAMKNDGNKDSLTSWIKKVNDMMSRAWKVPSFGYEIGNTLCDIMRNNGGLDILIENCIADHQALQFNSAKLLQQCLVTENRGYVVEKGLDKVVALAKKYSGDFRDIPHSRVGTGILEHLFKHSETTCGNVIAMGGLDTVVAECKSTDVETLRHCASALANVAMYGGSENQEAMIQRKIPFWLFPLAFHNDDTIKYYACLAIAVLVANKEIEAAVQKSGTLELIEPFVQSHTPAEFAEISAAHSHGQSPHWLKRLIPVLTSQREEARNLAAFHFSMEAEIKKQQGNSELFYEIGAIESLKKVASSPSGLAAKYAAQTLRTIGEEIPHKLSQQVPTWCIDDVKEWVKQIGFSAFSDSFFESRVDGDLLLQLNEDMLNEDIGMKNGILRRRFMRELSNLKKLADYSSCDSTSLNGFLSNLGTEYCVYTYEMLNAGIDRDVLLTINDEQLLIECGIRNRIHRLRIQQGVKIERGDFSISGDDAKLDKTLDVFISYRRSNGSQLASLLKVHLEIRNYSVFLDVDRLEAGKFDNNLLQSIRSAKNFILVCTPGAMERCFNDTEQRDWIHKEIACAIQSKCNIIPVFDNFLMPDSLKLPESMRAITSYNGVKWIHDYQEACVDKVDRFIRGDSNFNITERFLNSQCSSSTGASFGRHNYARTLSNDNSVCSDENTNSSGKD; translated from the coding sequence ATGGTTATTAACATGGATCCAGCTTATACTCGCCGTGTTCGTTATGGCGGCAACAACTACACATCAAATAATGAATTTGGTGGAACTCGACAGCCGCTCAAAAAACAAAGTCTTCCCTTTCTACACATGAACGGAAACTCATCTCCTTCCAGCTCTGCCTCTTCCACTCTCTCTTCTTCCTCAAACGATGTTAAGTCGAATCTCAACGAGCTTAAGGCATCCATGTCAGAAATGAGCAATTTAAACAAATCCTCCTTTTCAAGTAGCTCAGCCACAGTTCagtgtagtagtagtagttCGGAGCAACGAAACTTCAGTCGAAGCATCTCATCATCTTCTGGAAATTGTATTCGACCTCCTCCTTTTTTGAAAGCACGCTCAGAAGCAGCAACGAGCCCACCTACCATTGTAGAAATCCCTTCTAGTAGTGCCATGACCAATGTGGATGACTACACTGAGGAGGGACATCCCATTGTTACAAGCCCTGTCTCAGAAATTGGAGAGATTGATTTGAACTTTTCTGATTCTGAGAAATCCGGATTAACTTCCCCCAATCTAGTTTCCTCCATACATCCTCTAAGTAGTGTTTCACTTCCTTCATCACGAGAAGGGAGTACCACCGTGAGCAGCAAGGTCTCTAAGAGCTATGAAGAAAGAAAGACATCCACAAAAAGTGCTTCTTCCTTATCCACAACTGAGAAAGCCGTTGCTAACTCTTCGAATTTGACTCGAGTCCAAGCTGGTGACGTCAGCTTTCAAGAACAGAGTGCTGCGGCTTTGAAATCCTCTCGCATGTTTGACTCTGATTCTGGTATTGTAGCGGAAAAAGCAAGTGGTATGCGACATCGCCAAAGAATTCTAGCTACTGGAGAACGTATTCAAGCGGAATCTTCGACTGCAGCTGTAAGTGGAACTAAAGTTTCCGGTTCTGGTTTTACTTCTCAAAATGTAGAAAAAGCTTCCTCTTCACAACGATCGACTGTGAGAGCTTCTGGAGAGATGACCAGGGAGTCTCATCAAAGTTCCTCgaaaaaaatgtccttttcaTCTTTGTCTCGATCCTCGTCTCTACTCAATAACTCTCAAATCAATCAAATGATGAGTGTGAAACTAAGCATGGAGGAATTAGATAGATATTTCTTAGAATTAGATGATCTTGATACGATTACTCCGCAAACCAATCTATCGAATGTACAAAATGCTCTCGTCAAATACTGTGGTGTTATGTCCAATACGGTAGAAGCcatgaaaaatgatggaaataaaGACTCTCTGACTTCTTGgatcaaaaaagtaaatgacaTGATGTCTCGAGCTTGGAAGGTACCCTCATTTGGCTATGAAATTGGGAATACCTTATGTGACATTATGAGAAATAACGGTGGTCtggatattttaattgaaaactgCATTGCAGATCATCAGGCCCTTCAGTTCAATTCTGCAAAGTTGCTTCAACAGTGTCTTGTCACTGAAAATCGCGGTTATGTTGTGGAAAAGGGTCTGGATAAAGTCGTAGCGCTGGCTAAAAAATACTCTGGAGATTTTAGAGATATCCCGCACTCTCGAGTGGGTACGGGTATTCTAGAACATCTCTTCAAGCACAGTGAAACTACTTGTGGAAATGTGATAGCCATGGGTGGACTAGATACTGTTGTTGCCGAATGTAAAAGTACAGATGTCGAGACTTTGAGGCATTGTGCAAGTGCCCTAGCCAATGTAGCAATGTATGGAGGGTCAGAGAATCAAGAAGCCATGATTCAAAGGAAAATACCCTTTTGGCTCTTTCCTCTTGCTTTTCATAACGATGACACCATCAAGTACTATGCATGTTTAGCTATTGCCGTCCTTGTAGCAAATAAGGAAATTGAGGCTGCTGTTCAGAAAAGTGGAACTCTAGAGTTAATTGAACCCTTTGTTCAAAGTCATACACCCGCTGAATTTGCGGAAATATCTGCAGCTCATTCCCATGGTCAAAGTCCTCATTGGCTTAAGCGCCTTATTCCAGTTCTCACTTCTCAAAGAGAAGAGGCTCGAAACTTGGCTGCATTCCATTTTTCAATGGAggcagaaataaaaaaacaacaaggaaATTCTgagttattttatgaaattggaGCTATCGAATCACTTAAGAAAGTTGCTTCCAGTCCGAGTGGCCTTGCGGCAAAATATGCAGCTCAGACATTGAGAACCATTGGTGAAGAAATACCTCACAAACTTAGTCAACAGGTTCCAACTTGGTGCATCGATGATGTAAAGGAGTGGGTCAAACAAATAGGATTTTCAGCTTTTTCAGATTCATTCTTTGAAAGTCGAGTTGATGGAGACTTACTTTTACAGCTTAATGAAGACATGCTTAACGAGGACATTGGCATGAAAAACGGGATTCTACGTCGTCGCTTTATGAGAGAgctatctaatttaaaaaaacttgcagaTTACTCCAGCTGTGATTCCACAAGCTTGAATGGATTTTTATCTAACCTTGGGACTGAATATTGTGTCTATACCTACGAAATGTTGAATGCTGGGATCGATCGTGATGTACTCCTAACTATTAATGATGAACAATTACTCATCGAATGTGGCATAAGGAATCGGATCCATCGATTAAGAATTCAACAAGGGGTAAAAATTGAGCGTGGTGACTTTTCAATCTCTGGAGATGATGCTAAATTGGACAAAACCCTGGATGTTTTCATCAGCTACAGACGATCTAATGGATCTCAACTTGCATCCCTACTTAAAGTACACTTAGAAATTAGGAACTACTCTGTTTTTCTCGATGTGGATCGTTTAGAGGCTGgtaaatttgataataacttGCTTCAAAGTATTCGAAGTGCCAAAAACTTTATCCTAGTTTGTACACCTGGTGCTATGGAGCGCTGTTTCAACGACACGGAGCAGAGAGATTGGATTCATAAAGAAATAGCTTGTGCCATTCAGTCCAAATGCAATATAATTCCTGTTTTTGATAATTTCCTCATGCCAGATTCATTAAAGCTACCTGAATCCATGAGAGCCATAACGTCCTACAATGGGGTAAAGTGGATCCACGATTATCAAGAGGCCTGTGTAGACAAAGTTGACAGATTCATTCGTGGTGATAGCAATTTCAATATTACAGAGCGGTTCCTTAATAGCCAGTGCAGCTCATCTACTGGAGCAAGCTTTGGAAGGCATAACTATGCCCGTACGCTCTCCAATGATAACTCAGTCTGCTCTGATGAAAACACAAATTCATCCGGGAAAGATTGA